Proteins encoded in a region of the Falco rusticolus isolate bFalRus1 chromosome 10, bFalRus1.pri, whole genome shotgun sequence genome:
- the EPB41L1 gene encoding band 4.1-like protein 1 isoform X6, with product MTTETGPGLEVKNVQEEAPQQQLEAAVQGPTAAASPAEGNEKPGAQSDARNMEPGTEMEEKDYSETDGLSDKTTPSKTQKSPQKTTKKVKSALCRVTLLDASEYECEVEKHARGQVLFDMVCEHLNLLEKDYFGLTFCDSDSQKNWLDPSKEIKKQIRSGPWNFAFTVKFYPPDPAQLTEDITRYYLCLQLRADIITGRLPCSFVTHALLGSYAVQAELGDYDAEEHVGNYVSELRFAPNQTRELEERIMELHKTYRGMTPGEAEIHFLENAKKLSMYGVDLHHAKDSEGIDIMLGVCANGLLIYRDRLRINRFAWPKILKISYKRSNFYIKIRPGEYEQFESTIGFKLPNHRSAKRLWKVCIEHHTFFRLVSPEPPPKGFLVMGSKFRYSGRTQAQTRQASALIDRPAPFFERSSSKRYTMSRSLDGEFSRPASVSENHDARAEGEKQDEDGEFGSRRRSEMEDEEVTTPTKIKELKPEHETTPRHKQEFLDKPEDVLLKHQASINELKRTLKEPNSKLVHRDRDRRLPSSPASSSPKHEDETPKGTPEKASETIEEDTLDGFASEHGASLSMESFTQKSLVSSPERAGLREGTEEKAKPPRHRAPESDTGDEEQDQEKDSVFLKDNHLAIERKCSSITVSSTSSLEAEVDFTVIGDFHGTAFEDISRSLPELDKDKSETEDEGLVSFQHTDKVVPRLEEDVKGGEKVSQPSPDVSQLESSAPKTDAVTVSLGLGMKKPEADDSAPQQVEEGTPGNRDTTATAHTGTAETALATSDHSTRAGKGAVPTTDLRSLSPITSGSTGKEVLTSIFSATAETLSTSTTTHVTKTVKGGFSETRIEKRIIITGDEDVDQDQALALAIKEAKLQHPDMLVTKAVVYRETEPSPEERDKKPQES from the exons ATGACCACGGAGACGGGCCCCGGTTTGGAGGTGAAGAACGTGCAGGAGGAGGCtccgcagcagcagctggaggcagccGTGCAGGGCCCCACCGCCGCAGCCAGCCCCGCCGAGGGCAATGAGAAGCCCGGGGCACAGTCCGATGCCCGAAACATGGAGCCG GGAACAGAGATGGAGGAGAAGGACTACAGTGAGACTGATGGGCTCTCTGACAAAACAACCCCCAGCAAGACCCAGAAGTCACCCCAGAAAACCACCAAGAAAGTGAAGAGTGCCCTCTGCAGAGTGACTCTGCTCGATGCCTCCGAGTATGAATGTGAGGTGGAG AAGCATGCCCGAGGGCAGGTCCTCTTTGATATGGTGTGCGAGCACCTCAACCTCCTGGAGAAGGACTACTTTGGACTCACCTTCTGTGACTCAGACAGCCAGAAG AACTGGCTGGACCCCTCCAAGGAGATCAAGAAGCAGATCCGCA GCGGGCCCTGGAACTTCGCCTTCACCGTGAAGTTTTACCCTCCAGACCCTGCCCAGCTCACGGAGGACATCACAAG ATACTacctgtgcctgcagctccGTGCGGACATCATCACAGGGCGCCTGCCCTGCTCCTTCGTCACACATGCCCTGCTGGGCTCCTATGCtgtgcaggctgagctgggtgACTATGATGCTGAGGAGCATGTGGGTAACTATGTCAGCGAGCTGCGCTTTGCCCCCAACCAGACGCGGGAGCTGGAGGAGCGCATCATGGAGTTGCACAAGACCTACCG GGGAATGACCCCCGGGGAAGCGGAGATCCACTTTCTGGAGAATGCCAAGAAGCTCTCCATGTACGGGGTGGACCTGCACCATGCCAAG GACTCAGAGGGTATTGACATCATGCTGGGTGTCTGCGCCAATGGCCTCCTCATCTACAGGGACCGGCTGAGGATCAACCGCTTTGCCTGGCCCAAGATCCTCAAAATTTCCTACAAGAGGAGCAACTTCTACATCAAGATCCGCCCGGGTGAG TACGAACAGTTTGAGAGCACCATTGGCTTCAAGCTGCCCAACCACCGCTCCGCCAAGCGTCTCTGGAAGGTCTGCATAGAGCATCACACCTTCTTCAG GCTGGTGTCCCCGGAGCCACCCCCCAAGGGCTTCCTGGTGATGGGCTCCAAGTTCCGCTACAGCGGGCGGACGCAGGCGCAGACACGGCAGGCCAGCGCCCTCATTGACCGCCCGGCTCCCTTCTTCGAGCGCTCCTCCAGCAAACGGTACACCATGTCTCGCAGCCTTGACGGAG AGTTCTCGCGCCCAGCCTCTGTCAGCGAGAACCACGACGCCAGGGCGGAGGGTGAGAAGCAGGACGAGGACGGTGAGTTTGGCAGCAGGAGAAGGTCTGAGATGGAGGACGAGGAGGTGACCACCCCAACGAAAATCAAGGAGCTGAAG CCGGAGCACGAAACAACCCCCAGGCACAAGCAGGAG TTTTTAGACAAGCCAGAAGATGTTTTGCTGAAGCATCAGGCCAGCATCAATGAGCTGAAACGGACCCTGAAGGAGCCCAACAGCAAGCTAGTTCACAGGGACCGGGACAGGAGGCTGCCTTCCTCACCAGCCTCTTCCTCACCCAAGCATGAGGATGAAACACCAAAGGGAACCCCAGAAAAGGCCAGCGAG ACGATTGAAGAGGACACCCTAGACGGTTTTGCATCTGAGCACGGAGCTTCCCTAAGCATGGAGTCTTTCACGCAGAAAAGCCTTGTCTCCTCTCCTGAG AGAGCGGGCTTGAGGGAGGGCACCGAGGAGAAAGCTAAGCCACCTCGGCACCGGGCTCCCGAGAGTGACACCGGTGATGAGGAGCAGGACCAGGAGAAGGACTCGGTCTTTCTGAAGGACAACCACCTGGCCATCGAGCGCAAGTGCTCCAGCATCACGGTCAGTTCAACCTCCAGCCTGGAAGCAGAGGTGGACTTCACAGTGATCGGTGACTTCCACGGCACAGCCTTTGAGGACATCTCCCGCAGCCTGCCCGAGCTGGACAAGGACAAGAGTGAAACAGAAGACGAAGGCCTGGTTTCCTTCCAGCACACTGACAAAGTAGTTCCCAGGCTGGAAGAGGATGTCAAAGGCGGGGAGAAGgtctcccagcccagcccagatGTCTCCCAGCTAGAG tCATCAGCCCCGAAAACAGATGCTGTGACCGtcagcctggggctgggcatgAAGAAGCCCGAAGCAGATGactctgctccccagcag GTGGAAGAAGGCACCCCGGGCAACAGGGACACCACAGCCACTGCTCACACTGGCACGGCAGAGACAGCACTGGCGACCTCA GAtcacagcaccagggctgggaagggggctGTTCCCACGACAGACCTTCGCTCCCTCTCACCG ATCACCAGTGGCTCCACTGGGAAGGAGGTGCTCACCAGCATATTCAGTGCCACTGCGGAAACCCTCTCCACTTCTACCACTACCCACGTTACCAAG ACTGTGAAAGGAGGGTTTTCCGAGACCCGAATAGAGAAGCGCATCATTATCACAGGAGATGAAGATGTGGACCAGGACCAG GCACTGGCTTTAGCAATCAAAGAGGCAAAACTACAGCATCCTGACATGCTGGTAACCAAAGCTGTGGTATACAGAGAAACAGAACCTTCTCCAGAGGAAAGGGACAAGAAGCCTCAG GAATCCTGA
- the EPB41L1 gene encoding band 4.1-like protein 1 isoform X7, producing the protein MTTETGPGLEVKNVQEEAPQQQLEAAVQGPTAAASPAEGNEKPGAQSDARNMEPGTEMEEKDYSETDGLSDKTTPSKTQKSPQKTTKKVKSALCRVTLLDASEYECEVEKHARGQVLFDMVCEHLNLLEKDYFGLTFCDSDSQKNWLDPSKEIKKQIRSGPWNFAFTVKFYPPDPAQLTEDITRYYLCLQLRADIITGRLPCSFVTHALLGSYAVQAELGDYDAEEHVGNYVSELRFAPNQTRELEERIMELHKTYRGMTPGEAEIHFLENAKKLSMYGVDLHHAKDSEGIDIMLGVCANGLLIYRDRLRINRFAWPKILKISYKRSNFYIKIRPGEYEQFESTIGFKLPNHRSAKRLWKVCIEHHTFFRLVSPEPPPKGFLVMGSKFRYSGRTQAQTRQASALIDRPAPFFERSSSKRYTMSRSLDGEFSRPASVSENHDARAEGEKQDEDGEFGSRRRSEMEDEEVTTPTKIKELKPEHETTPRHKQEFLDKPEDVLLKHQASINELKRTLKEPNSKLVHRDRDRRLPSSPASSSPKHEDETPKGTPEKASERAGLREGTEEKAKPPRHRAPESDTGDEEQDQEKDSVFLKDNHLAIERKCSSITVSSTSSLEAEVDFTVIGDFHGTAFEDISRSLPELDKDKSETEDEGLVSFQHTDKVVPRLEEDVKGGEKVSQPSPDVSQLESSAPKTDAVTVSLGLGMKKPEADDSAPQQVEEGTPGNRDTTATAHTGTAETALATSDHSTRAGKGAVPTTDLRSLSPITSGSTGKEVLTSIFSATAETLSTSTTTHVTKTVKGGFSETRIEKRIIITGDEDVDQDQALALAIKEAKLQHPDMLVTKAVVYRETEPSPEERDKKPQES; encoded by the exons ATGACCACGGAGACGGGCCCCGGTTTGGAGGTGAAGAACGTGCAGGAGGAGGCtccgcagcagcagctggaggcagccGTGCAGGGCCCCACCGCCGCAGCCAGCCCCGCCGAGGGCAATGAGAAGCCCGGGGCACAGTCCGATGCCCGAAACATGGAGCCG GGAACAGAGATGGAGGAGAAGGACTACAGTGAGACTGATGGGCTCTCTGACAAAACAACCCCCAGCAAGACCCAGAAGTCACCCCAGAAAACCACCAAGAAAGTGAAGAGTGCCCTCTGCAGAGTGACTCTGCTCGATGCCTCCGAGTATGAATGTGAGGTGGAG AAGCATGCCCGAGGGCAGGTCCTCTTTGATATGGTGTGCGAGCACCTCAACCTCCTGGAGAAGGACTACTTTGGACTCACCTTCTGTGACTCAGACAGCCAGAAG AACTGGCTGGACCCCTCCAAGGAGATCAAGAAGCAGATCCGCA GCGGGCCCTGGAACTTCGCCTTCACCGTGAAGTTTTACCCTCCAGACCCTGCCCAGCTCACGGAGGACATCACAAG ATACTacctgtgcctgcagctccGTGCGGACATCATCACAGGGCGCCTGCCCTGCTCCTTCGTCACACATGCCCTGCTGGGCTCCTATGCtgtgcaggctgagctgggtgACTATGATGCTGAGGAGCATGTGGGTAACTATGTCAGCGAGCTGCGCTTTGCCCCCAACCAGACGCGGGAGCTGGAGGAGCGCATCATGGAGTTGCACAAGACCTACCG GGGAATGACCCCCGGGGAAGCGGAGATCCACTTTCTGGAGAATGCCAAGAAGCTCTCCATGTACGGGGTGGACCTGCACCATGCCAAG GACTCAGAGGGTATTGACATCATGCTGGGTGTCTGCGCCAATGGCCTCCTCATCTACAGGGACCGGCTGAGGATCAACCGCTTTGCCTGGCCCAAGATCCTCAAAATTTCCTACAAGAGGAGCAACTTCTACATCAAGATCCGCCCGGGTGAG TACGAACAGTTTGAGAGCACCATTGGCTTCAAGCTGCCCAACCACCGCTCCGCCAAGCGTCTCTGGAAGGTCTGCATAGAGCATCACACCTTCTTCAG GCTGGTGTCCCCGGAGCCACCCCCCAAGGGCTTCCTGGTGATGGGCTCCAAGTTCCGCTACAGCGGGCGGACGCAGGCGCAGACACGGCAGGCCAGCGCCCTCATTGACCGCCCGGCTCCCTTCTTCGAGCGCTCCTCCAGCAAACGGTACACCATGTCTCGCAGCCTTGACGGAG AGTTCTCGCGCCCAGCCTCTGTCAGCGAGAACCACGACGCCAGGGCGGAGGGTGAGAAGCAGGACGAGGACGGTGAGTTTGGCAGCAGGAGAAGGTCTGAGATGGAGGACGAGGAGGTGACCACCCCAACGAAAATCAAGGAGCTGAAG CCGGAGCACGAAACAACCCCCAGGCACAAGCAGGAG TTTTTAGACAAGCCAGAAGATGTTTTGCTGAAGCATCAGGCCAGCATCAATGAGCTGAAACGGACCCTGAAGGAGCCCAACAGCAAGCTAGTTCACAGGGACCGGGACAGGAGGCTGCCTTCCTCACCAGCCTCTTCCTCACCCAAGCATGAGGATGAAACACCAAAGGGAACCCCAGAAAAGGCCAGCGAG AGAGCGGGCTTGAGGGAGGGCACCGAGGAGAAAGCTAAGCCACCTCGGCACCGGGCTCCCGAGAGTGACACCGGTGATGAGGAGCAGGACCAGGAGAAGGACTCGGTCTTTCTGAAGGACAACCACCTGGCCATCGAGCGCAAGTGCTCCAGCATCACGGTCAGTTCAACCTCCAGCCTGGAAGCAGAGGTGGACTTCACAGTGATCGGTGACTTCCACGGCACAGCCTTTGAGGACATCTCCCGCAGCCTGCCCGAGCTGGACAAGGACAAGAGTGAAACAGAAGACGAAGGCCTGGTTTCCTTCCAGCACACTGACAAAGTAGTTCCCAGGCTGGAAGAGGATGTCAAAGGCGGGGAGAAGgtctcccagcccagcccagatGTCTCCCAGCTAGAG tCATCAGCCCCGAAAACAGATGCTGTGACCGtcagcctggggctgggcatgAAGAAGCCCGAAGCAGATGactctgctccccagcag GTGGAAGAAGGCACCCCGGGCAACAGGGACACCACAGCCACTGCTCACACTGGCACGGCAGAGACAGCACTGGCGACCTCA GAtcacagcaccagggctgggaagggggctGTTCCCACGACAGACCTTCGCTCCCTCTCACCG ATCACCAGTGGCTCCACTGGGAAGGAGGTGCTCACCAGCATATTCAGTGCCACTGCGGAAACCCTCTCCACTTCTACCACTACCCACGTTACCAAG ACTGTGAAAGGAGGGTTTTCCGAGACCCGAATAGAGAAGCGCATCATTATCACAGGAGATGAAGATGTGGACCAGGACCAG GCACTGGCTTTAGCAATCAAAGAGGCAAAACTACAGCATCCTGACATGCTGGTAACCAAAGCTGTGGTATACAGAGAAACAGAACCTTCTCCAGAGGAAAGGGACAAGAAGCCTCAG GAATCCTGA
- the EPB41L1 gene encoding band 4.1-like protein 1 isoform X8, whose translation MTTETGPGLEVKNVQEEAPQQQLEAAVQGPTAAASPAEGNEKPGAQSDARNMEPGTEMEEKDYSETDGLSDKTTPSKTQKSPQKTTKKVKSALCRVTLLDASEYECEVEKHARGQVLFDMVCEHLNLLEKDYFGLTFCDSDSQKNWLDPSKEIKKQIRSGPWNFAFTVKFYPPDPAQLTEDITRYYLCLQLRADIITGRLPCSFVTHALLGSYAVQAELGDYDAEEHVGNYVSELRFAPNQTRELEERIMELHKTYRGMTPGEAEIHFLENAKKLSMYGVDLHHAKDSEGIDIMLGVCANGLLIYRDRLRINRFAWPKILKISYKRSNFYIKIRPGEYEQFESTIGFKLPNHRSAKRLWKVCIEHHTFFRLVSPEPPPKGFLVMGSKFRYSGRTQAQTRQASALIDRPAPFFERSSSKRYTMSRSLDGEFSRPASVSENHDARAEGEKQDEDGEFGSRRRSEMEDEEVTTPTKIKELKFLDKPEDVLLKHQASINELKRTLKEPNSKLVHRDRDRRLPSSPASSSPKHEDETPKGTPEKASERAGLREGTEEKAKPPRHRAPESDTGDEEQDQEKDSVFLKDNHLAIERKCSSITVSSTSSLEAEVDFTVIGDFHGTAFEDISRSLPELDKDKSETEDEGLVSFQHTDKVVPRLEEDVKGGEKVSQPSPDVSQLESSAPKTDAVTVSLGLGMKKPEADDSAPQQVEEGTPGNRDTTATAHTGTAETALATSDHSTRAGKGAVPTTDLRSLSPITSGSTGKEVLTSIFSATAETLSTSTTTHVTKTVKGGFSETRIEKRIIITGDEDVDQDQALALAIKEAKLQHPDMLVTKAVVYRETEPSPEERDKKPQES comes from the exons ATGACCACGGAGACGGGCCCCGGTTTGGAGGTGAAGAACGTGCAGGAGGAGGCtccgcagcagcagctggaggcagccGTGCAGGGCCCCACCGCCGCAGCCAGCCCCGCCGAGGGCAATGAGAAGCCCGGGGCACAGTCCGATGCCCGAAACATGGAGCCG GGAACAGAGATGGAGGAGAAGGACTACAGTGAGACTGATGGGCTCTCTGACAAAACAACCCCCAGCAAGACCCAGAAGTCACCCCAGAAAACCACCAAGAAAGTGAAGAGTGCCCTCTGCAGAGTGACTCTGCTCGATGCCTCCGAGTATGAATGTGAGGTGGAG AAGCATGCCCGAGGGCAGGTCCTCTTTGATATGGTGTGCGAGCACCTCAACCTCCTGGAGAAGGACTACTTTGGACTCACCTTCTGTGACTCAGACAGCCAGAAG AACTGGCTGGACCCCTCCAAGGAGATCAAGAAGCAGATCCGCA GCGGGCCCTGGAACTTCGCCTTCACCGTGAAGTTTTACCCTCCAGACCCTGCCCAGCTCACGGAGGACATCACAAG ATACTacctgtgcctgcagctccGTGCGGACATCATCACAGGGCGCCTGCCCTGCTCCTTCGTCACACATGCCCTGCTGGGCTCCTATGCtgtgcaggctgagctgggtgACTATGATGCTGAGGAGCATGTGGGTAACTATGTCAGCGAGCTGCGCTTTGCCCCCAACCAGACGCGGGAGCTGGAGGAGCGCATCATGGAGTTGCACAAGACCTACCG GGGAATGACCCCCGGGGAAGCGGAGATCCACTTTCTGGAGAATGCCAAGAAGCTCTCCATGTACGGGGTGGACCTGCACCATGCCAAG GACTCAGAGGGTATTGACATCATGCTGGGTGTCTGCGCCAATGGCCTCCTCATCTACAGGGACCGGCTGAGGATCAACCGCTTTGCCTGGCCCAAGATCCTCAAAATTTCCTACAAGAGGAGCAACTTCTACATCAAGATCCGCCCGGGTGAG TACGAACAGTTTGAGAGCACCATTGGCTTCAAGCTGCCCAACCACCGCTCCGCCAAGCGTCTCTGGAAGGTCTGCATAGAGCATCACACCTTCTTCAG GCTGGTGTCCCCGGAGCCACCCCCCAAGGGCTTCCTGGTGATGGGCTCCAAGTTCCGCTACAGCGGGCGGACGCAGGCGCAGACACGGCAGGCCAGCGCCCTCATTGACCGCCCGGCTCCCTTCTTCGAGCGCTCCTCCAGCAAACGGTACACCATGTCTCGCAGCCTTGACGGAG AGTTCTCGCGCCCAGCCTCTGTCAGCGAGAACCACGACGCCAGGGCGGAGGGTGAGAAGCAGGACGAGGACGGTGAGTTTGGCAGCAGGAGAAGGTCTGAGATGGAGGACGAGGAGGTGACCACCCCAACGAAAATCAAGGAGCTGAAG TTTTTAGACAAGCCAGAAGATGTTTTGCTGAAGCATCAGGCCAGCATCAATGAGCTGAAACGGACCCTGAAGGAGCCCAACAGCAAGCTAGTTCACAGGGACCGGGACAGGAGGCTGCCTTCCTCACCAGCCTCTTCCTCACCCAAGCATGAGGATGAAACACCAAAGGGAACCCCAGAAAAGGCCAGCGAG AGAGCGGGCTTGAGGGAGGGCACCGAGGAGAAAGCTAAGCCACCTCGGCACCGGGCTCCCGAGAGTGACACCGGTGATGAGGAGCAGGACCAGGAGAAGGACTCGGTCTTTCTGAAGGACAACCACCTGGCCATCGAGCGCAAGTGCTCCAGCATCACGGTCAGTTCAACCTCCAGCCTGGAAGCAGAGGTGGACTTCACAGTGATCGGTGACTTCCACGGCACAGCCTTTGAGGACATCTCCCGCAGCCTGCCCGAGCTGGACAAGGACAAGAGTGAAACAGAAGACGAAGGCCTGGTTTCCTTCCAGCACACTGACAAAGTAGTTCCCAGGCTGGAAGAGGATGTCAAAGGCGGGGAGAAGgtctcccagcccagcccagatGTCTCCCAGCTAGAG tCATCAGCCCCGAAAACAGATGCTGTGACCGtcagcctggggctgggcatgAAGAAGCCCGAAGCAGATGactctgctccccagcag GTGGAAGAAGGCACCCCGGGCAACAGGGACACCACAGCCACTGCTCACACTGGCACGGCAGAGACAGCACTGGCGACCTCA GAtcacagcaccagggctgggaagggggctGTTCCCACGACAGACCTTCGCTCCCTCTCACCG ATCACCAGTGGCTCCACTGGGAAGGAGGTGCTCACCAGCATATTCAGTGCCACTGCGGAAACCCTCTCCACTTCTACCACTACCCACGTTACCAAG ACTGTGAAAGGAGGGTTTTCCGAGACCCGAATAGAGAAGCGCATCATTATCACAGGAGATGAAGATGTGGACCAGGACCAG GCACTGGCTTTAGCAATCAAAGAGGCAAAACTACAGCATCCTGACATGCTGGTAACCAAAGCTGTGGTATACAGAGAAACAGAACCTTCTCCAGAGGAAAGGGACAAGAAGCCTCAG GAATCCTGA